Below is a genomic region from Fischerella sp. PCC 9605.
TTTGTCTACGAGTACTGCACTAGATGGATCTTAATAATAAACAACTTGAAATTTTAAAATTAATTTTTACAAATCCAATCCCTGCAAATATTCTTTGGAAAGATGTTGAAAGTTTATTCATAGCTTTAGGTGCTGATGTTAGCCAAGGGAAAGGTTCACGTGTGCGTGTGAAATTAAATGGAATTAGAGCCGTTTTTCATGAACCGCATCCTGAAAAAGAAACGGATAAAGGAGCAGTTAAATCGGTGAGAGAATTTTTGATCGAAGCAGGAATTGAACCTTTATAAATTTATGGCTAAACCTTGAAAATACTGAAATATAGTAACATACGTTAAACATTGCCCATATTCATAAAATTTTTAAAGCTTATTTATCTCATACAAAACGCTCAAAAATCAGAAACATTCCACAAATTCAGATAGATTTTTATTTACTGATAAAGCCATGATGACTTACAAAGGATACACAGCCAGTATTGAAGTAGATATAGAAGCCGGAATCCTTTTTGGACGTGTATTAGACATTAAGGATGTAGTGACATTTAAGGCGAAAACTATTGACGAGGCGCGTCAAGAATTTGAAAATTCTGTTGATGATTATCTAGCTTTTTGCGAAGAATTAGGAGAAGAACCTGATAAACCTTTTTCTGGAAAACTTCCCTTTCGTACTACCCCTGAAAAACACCGAAAAATTTTTATTGCTGCCAAAAAGGCTGGTACAAGCATAAACGCTTGGATGGATCAGGTTTTGACAGTAGCCGCAGATCAAGCCATTAATACTCTGTAGGTATCGGAATAGTGCTACCAGGATACAAAATATTTACGACGTACCAGGGTAGCTATGACGCTTGATAAGCACACGATACAAGGTTTAGCTGCATTTACGAGTAAAACTTTATCGTCAAACGAGTTTGAAAAACTGATGGTTAATGCTGGATATTTTGAAATAGGAACCGCACCCGCGCAAGGTGGAAGAATAAAAATATGGTGGTCACACGATAGTTATCCAAGAGTCGAATCTATCTACAGTCCCGATAAAAGTACTGTAATAAAAATATGAAAAATCCTAGTGTTCCATTTGTTTGTATTTACTGTAATAGTCCAAATTTGGAATACATACAACGCGAAAATATGAACGGGCAAATGCGAACGTTTATCCATCTAATCACATTGATAAAGCTATGATGACTTATATTGCGATCGCCCTACCCCCAACCCAGTAGAATTTTCCAACAGACTGATGCTAATTGGCACTATTAAGTCTAATCTAGTACAGGCGAACTATTAATCTAAATGCATGTCTGACTTAATTCTGTTTTGGCATCGTCGCGATTTACGTATCTCTGATAATACAGGACTCGCTACTGCACGACGGCAAAGTGCAAAAGTTGTAGGTGTGTTTTGCCTCGATCCAAATATTCTCGAACGGGATGATGTAGCGCCTGTGCGAGTAACTTACATGATTGGCTGTTTGCAGGCACTACAAAAGCGATATGCTCAAGCTGGTAGCCAGTTGTTGATACTCCACGCCAACCCGACGCAAGCAATTCCTGCACTGGCAGCAGCACTTGGTGCAAAAGCCGTATTCTGGAATTGGGATGTGGAACCCTATGCCCAAGAACGCGATCGCACTATCATTGATGCACTGCAAGAAAAAGGGATTGAGTTTCTAGAGAATAACTGGGATCAGATTTTGCACCCACCAGAAGATATCCGCACTGGTTCCAATCAACCTTACACTGTTTATACTCCCTTCTGGAAGAATTGGATTAGCAAACCAAAGGCGAAACCAGTAGAAACTCTGGAAAATGCTGAGGGTTTAACGGAAGCAGAAAAAGAAATTGCCAAGACTGCTGGAGTGATTGAACTGCCTTCAGCCCAAGATTTAGGATTTGTCTGGGATGGAGAATTAATTATTGCCCCAGGTGAGGAAGCAGCGCAAGAACGTTTAGAGGAATTTTGCGATCGCGCTATTAATGAATATCAAGAACAGCGGAATTTTCCAGCGATTGATGGCACATCGCGACTGAGTGCAGCATTAAAATTTGGGGCGATCGGCATTCGTACTGTCTGGCAAGCGACACAGGAAGCCTTAGAAAACAGTCGCAGTGAAGAAACAGAAACTAACATTCGCACCTGGCAACAAGAACTGGCGTGGCGAGAGTTCTATCAACATGCTATGTATAACTTCCCAGAATTAGCAGAAGGTGCTTTCCGCGATACTTTCAAAAACTTTCCTTGGGAAACTAATGAAGAACATTTCCAAGCTTGGTGTGAGGGTAGAACAGGTTATCCTATCGTTGACGCAGCGATGCGTCAGTTGAATGAAATTGGATGGATGCACAACCGTTGCCGAATGATTGTTGCCAGTTTCTTGACAAAAGATTTGCTGATTAATCCTCAAATGGGTGAAAAATACTTTATGCAGAAACTCATTGATGGGGATTTATCTGCAAACAACGGCGGTTGGCAATGGAGTGCTTCTAGTGGGATGGATCCTAAGCCAGTACGTATTTTTAACCCTGCCAGTCAAGCGCAAAAATTCGATCCAGAAGGTGAATATATTCGGCAATGGGTTCCTGAATTAGGTTCTCTGGATACAGAATACTTAATTACTGGTAAAATTACACCTTTGGAGCGTCGAGCTATTGGTTATCCCCTTCCCATTGTGGATCACAAACAACAACAAAAACTGTTTAAAGAACGTTATCAGCAGCAAAAAGCTGGATAACGAGTTTGGAAATAATAATTAAGTCAGCGGCACAAGTGGCACAGCTAGAGCGAAAATACAGTTGGAGAAAATGATGATTTAAGTATCTTAGCTGCATTGCTACTACTTATGTCATCCCCCCTTGACCGCTCACTCAAAATTGAAGTCAGGCTGCCATCCTACCATCCGCAGTTATTGCAAGGACTTGATATCTGGCTGCGCTTGGGCTTGATATCTGATGCCCAAGTTCGGCAGCTATGTCGAGAGTTTCTTGTCTGTACAGTGGTGTTAGAACCTCGGGTGCAACCGGAACCAGAAAAAGTAACTGTTACTTCCGAATCTGTAATTTCGCCACCAGAACCGACACAACCCAATGTCCTAGCAGAAATATTGCAGTCACTGGTTTCAGAATTAAGTGTCCGCTGGCTGCTTTTTTTAGGGGTATTTCTGGTAGTGCTGTCTTCTGGGGTACTTGCAGCCAGCCAGTGGGAAAGATTCCCTGCATCAGGACAGTATGGCGTTTTGTTCGCTTATACCCTGAGTTTCTGGGGGATGAGTTTTTGGACAGCTAAGCAAAGTAATTTAAGACTGACGGCGCAGACATTGCTGATTGTCACGCTTTTATTGGTGCCGATAAATTTTTGGGCAATGGATAGCTTCGGGTTGTGGCAGAATCCTGTGAACTGGATAGTAGTGGCGATCGCTTCTATTTGCCTAACAGCTATTACAGTATTTACCAGCAAAATTCGGTTGTTTGCTGCTAATTTCCCCAATCAGAAATTATTTTTGGTAAACATTCTCGGACTGAGTTATCTGCACTGGGGTTGGAATTTACCAGGATTTCCCTTAATAGCCCTTTATTTGGCAGTGGTGGGAACTACTCTCATTACTGTTTATCAAACTCGTTTGGCATCACGACAAACAGATAGACAGAGTGGTAATGCTATTAGTTTGCCTGCCTCTGTCGTAATTTATGCATTACTGGTGTTGCTAGCCCGAGGGATTTTTATTGCCCACATAGATGTTACGCGGTTGGGTTTAGCTGTTGGTATTTGCGGTTGGCTACTAACTTGGTTGGCACTATCGAAAGGTGTAGAGACGCGCCATGGCGCGTCTCTACAAGCCCCATCTGTACCTTGGCAACTCATCGGCGGTATTCTATTATTCCTCGGTTGGGCAGTTGCGGTAGTATCTCACCCTTGGCAGGCAATAGGTGTAAGCGGTTTGAGTTTGTGGTTTTTCAGTCGTCGCCTGCAACTGTATAACCTCAAATGTGACTTTGTAGCTATTTTTGCCATTGGTTTAGAAACAATTTGGCTGGGTTGGCGATTAGTACCTTACGGAGTGCAAAAATGGGCGATCGCCACTGCAACTCAACTCACCAATTCGCACAATCATCCTTGGGCGTTACTAAGTATTGCTTTATTTCCCTATGTAATTTTAATGATGGCGTTGACAGATAAGCTGTACTGCACTCGTAGAAGAGAAATAGCTAAGTTTGGTGAACAGCTAACATTGGCTTTTGCCTCTGCCTTAACTGTAATTGCTTTAGTTAACCCAGCATTGCGATCGCTAAATCTACTCTTTTCCACAATTACTTTAGCAATTGTCACACAAAGGTACATGTATCGGGACAGAGGAACAAGGGAACAAGCAGATATTGTTGAAGATCCCTCATCTTTGTCATTCCCTGTCTCCCCAACCTTGATATTTCTCACTCATATTACCGGAGTGTTGACGCTGTGTTCGATCGTTGATTGGGTGTTCCCAAATCTGAGTAATGAAATTTGGGCAACTATTTTATTAGTCATGATGGTAGCCGAGTGGCTATTTAGTCTTGGTTATGGTTGGTGGCAACGTAGTGCTTGGTATATTGGTTTGGGACTAGCTGCAATTAGTTTTTACCTACTTTGGGTAAATGCTGAATCTGTCTGGAGAAACTACGCTGTCAATAATGCCAATTGGGGGCTGATTTGGTTAATTACTCCCCTAACTCTTACAGGTGTCGCTAGTCGTAGTGGTGGAGAAAAGCGAGATTTTACCACTGTCTTGAGTGTCATCGGGTTGGGACTTACCCAGTTACTAACTTTACCTGTAGCTACAGCCAGATTAATCAGTTTGGCAGTTGCTGCGGCTTTGATGTTTGTTAATACTAGTTTTTTAAGAAACAATCGCTTTGCTGTAATTACAGTTGGATTTGTTTTGAGTGCGATCGCCACCTTGCTATGGGAAGGCGTACCTGGTTTCTCAAAACTATCAGTACAAGGGTGGTTTGTAGTCGGGGCAATAACTATCTTATGTTTATGGTTGACTCGCACAGCACTGCGGCAAAGAGGTAATGAATTAGCAAATATTTATGCAGTTGCAACAGATAGATGGGCGATCGCATTAACTGGTGTAGAGTTATTGAGTTTAACGCTACACTCTGTCTGGATTTACCAACAACTTACAACTCCTGGATTGTTGTATGTGGCTGCTAATGTCATCATGCTGGCAGCCATAATTTATCGCAGTTGGCGAGAACCGACAAATTTTGCCTTTTATGGGATTGGTTGGTGTTTAGAATTGATAATTGCCGAGTTGCTTGCTTTTGGTGAACGTTCGACTATTCACATTGCGATCGCCAATATCGCCTTGGGTTTATTCTCTCAACTATTTGGAGAGTGGTGGCAACGGCGACACCGTTTAGAAAACCTTCCTAGTAGCTTTCACATTCTACCCCTCATCTATGCAGGCTTTAGTGTAGTCCTACGCTTGAATACGTTTACCGACTGGACAGGTTTGGCTTCTTTGGGTGTAGCTGTAATTTTGATTGGAGTCGGGCGACGCCGCCAAGAATTTAAACCCCTAGTTTACTTGGGAATTCTGGGCATATCAATTTCTGCCTATGAACTTTTGTTCTATCAAATGCTGCAAGCTGCGGGGGGTGCGTGGGGTGATGGTTTAATCGCCATGTCAGCTTTAGGCACAACTATTATGTATGCCTATCGTATATTGTCGCCTTGGCTGGTCAATTATTTACGACTGACATCACAAGAATTAAAAATAATTGCCCATCTGCATTGGGCTTGGAGTAGCTTTTTATTGATAATTGCGATCGCTGCACCCATCCAAGTTAACCGCCTCTTGGGTTTAGGAACAGGCATATTTTTGATTCGTTACGCCATCTTTCAAGGAAAACTCCCGCGACAAAGAGAAGACGCGGAGAATTCTTCTGTCACCGCGTCCCCGCGTCCCCGCGTCCCCGCGTCAATACTGACGCCTGATGAAATCTGGGTTTACCTGGGGTTATTAGAAGTAGCCGCCATGCGAATTTTTTGGCGAGAAACGGCTGTGGGACAATGGTTTGCTGGGCCGTTAGTACCTTGGAATGCTGCGATCGCCTGTGTGGTTGCCTATTTCCTCTACATCTTACCTTGGGAAGCTTGGGGTTGGTCGAAAAGACCTTGGCAACGAGCCGCATACATCATACCACTAATACTTTTATGGGAAACCAGGCTGCAAATTTACCCAATTACTTTGCTGCTAACAGCTGGGTTTTATGCCTTCCTCGCCAAAGCTAGCAATCAATTCCGTGTCACTTACATCAGCGTAGCGTTGATTGATTGGGCTATTTTCCGCTGGTTTGCTGTCTTGGGTTTGACTGATAGTTTATGGTATGTGACAGTAATTGGCTTATCTCTACTATATGTTGCCCAATTTGATCCACAACTAAGACAACCAGACATGAAAGCCAGCCGTCACTACTGGCGATTGCTAAGTAGCGGCTTAATTTGTGGATGGGCAATTTTATTTCATCAAGATACAGCCCTGATACCAGGAATCTTCAGTCTGATCGCCATCTTTGCAGGCTTAGGTTTGCGAGTGCGGGCTTTTCTTTTCGTTGGTACAGCCACCTTTTTCATCACCGCTTTTTATCAGTTAGTTCTTTTTAGCTTGCGCTACTCATTTTTTAAATGGATTATTGGCTTAGTAGTGGGTATCATTTTAATTTCCATCGCGGCAAACTTTGAAACCCATCGCACTCAGCTAAATTCTCTACTTCGCAATACCAGCGATAAGTTTCAAGATTGGCAGTAGGTGAATAAATAGACAACTGCTGCATCAAATCAAACATCAAGTAAAATCAAAAGTTATGCCACAAACCCCATCCGATCGAGCAACGTGAAAACAGATACAATATTTTATCGCTTGTTCCAAAGCTTCCCCAGTATTTTCTTTGAACTCATCAACCAACCACCCGAAACTGCGATCGCTTACCAATTTTCATCGGTTGAAGTCAAACAACTCGCTTTCCGTATCGATGGGGTGTTTCTCCCCAAAAACAATGTATTATCCCCCATATACTTTGTAGAAGTTCAATTTCAACCAGATAAAAAATTCTATTCTCGCTTATTTACAGAAATTTTTCTTTACCTTGATAAAACCGAACTTACCAACAATTGGCGTGGGGTTGTGGTTTATCCAACTCGTAGTATTGATGTGGCAGAGACAGAACGGTACATTGAATTACTAACATCTGGAAGAGTCAGGAGCCTATATCTGGACGAATTAGATTCATCAGCAGAACAGTCGATTGGCATTAGTACAGTTAAATTAGTTATAGAGCCAGAATCAGGTGCAGCTGACAAAGCCAGGGAGTTAATTAATCTTGCCAAGCAACAAATAACAGATGCAATTACCCAACAGGAATTTCTAGAATTGATAGAAACGATAATAATTTACAAATTCCCTTTGAAAAGTCGGAAGGAGATTGAGCAAATGTTGGGATTAAGCGAGTTAAAGCAAACCAAGGTTTATCAAGAAGCTAAGTTAGAAGGTAAGTTAGAGGGCAAGTTAGAGGGTAAGTTAGAAGCAGTTCCTTTTATGTTGAGCTTAGGTGCAACCGTAGAACAAATAGCGGAGGCACTAAAGTTAGATATAGAGTCAGTGAGACAGGTAGCAGAATCTACAAAAACAATACAGGAAAAAAGTGGCGAATCGGACACTGCTAAATAATTCATCTTTGTTTATTCGTCTTTACATTCAGAATAGGCTTTTGAACTTGGCGTAAAAAATTTTTATCCCAAATGTTAGTTTTTTAGAGACACTGGGTATTCTCTTAACAGGAGGCTTGCTGGTACTTAAGTATTTACCGCAGTGACTGTTGAAATATGGCTAGTTCTGGAGAAGAATACCTAGTTGTCCACCGTAAAAAAATAGAGCGACGACAAAGGATTTTGACTTTGGTGTCAATTGTATCTTTTGTCGGCTCTGGGGCGTTTGCTATAGTTCCTACACTGCAACAGGCTATTCAGAATCCCCAACCAGTTATCCCTGCTGCTGAGTCTTCATTTCGACAACAAGCCCAGGGTTTCGAGTTGGTTTTACAGCGAGAACCAGAGAACCAAGTCGCGCTAGAGGGGTTGGTAAATACACGGTTAAATTTGAAAGATTTCAAGGGTGCTATTGAACCTTTGGAGAAATTGGCGAATCTGCATCCAGAACGGCAAGATTACAAAGTTGCATTGAAGCAGTTGAAGAAACAAGTGGGTAATAAAGGCGATCGCTAAGCCTCTATAACTATTAAAAACATAAAAAATCTTAGTTATTTATACATTTGACACTAAGTAAAAAACATGACTAAACATATACTGTTATCTACAGAAGATCCGGGTGTTGGTGGAGTTGCACAATACAATAATTCACTTCTGTCTGGATTAGCAAGATTAGGTTATCAAGTAACCAGTCTCCAACCTCAGTTATTTGATGATAGTTTAATCTCTCACCAAAAACAGTTAGATATTCAGTATTTATGGCGAAACGAGGATACGCTTCAGAATTTGCCGCAGATTTTGACTCAACCAGGTAACAAACCAGAACTGTTAATTTGCAGTAATTCCAATCCTTTTTCTAATTTGGCTATCAAACAAATTGCTATTAGACTGGGAATACCATACATCGTTGTTGAACATCTTGTTGAGCCTCATTTAGCAGAGCAATTTGGTGCTTACTTGGACGAGTTATTATATCAATATAAAAAAGCCAATTCTGTAATTGCAGTTTCATATGACAATTTAAAGTTATTGCATGAAAAATTTAAACTTCCCAAAGATAAGGGACAGGTGATTTATAATGGTAGACCTTCAGAATATTTCAGTCCCAACAACTTATCGTTGCGCGAAAATCTGCGCCAAGTTTTTAGTATTCCTTCAGAAGCTATAGTGTGCTTCACAGCTGCTCGTATAGAAACTAGAAAAGGCTATCAGTATCAATTGGAAGCAATTAAGCAGCTGATGTATAGCCCAGTGTGGTCTAATCTTTACTTCGTCTGGGCTGGTGCTGGAATTTTTGAGCCACAACTTGAAAAAGAACTTCAACAAGCAGTTGATAAACTAGGAATTAGTGACAAAATTATTTTTTTGGGACAGCGATCTGATATATCTGATTGGTTGAATGTTGCTGATATTTTTGTCTTTCCTTCAATGTTAGAAGGAATGCCATTATGTGTGATTGAGGCAATGGCAAAGGGACTACCTGTGATAGCTTCAAATGTTAGCGGAATTCCGGAGGAATTGGGTGAAACGGGTAAATTGCTTACTGATCCCAAAATTGATCCGCAAGCCACAGTTAGAGAATTAGTAGCAGCAATTCAAGAATTGGTTATAAATCCCGATTTACGTCTGTCAATTGGTCAGGGTTGTAAACAAAGAGCAGAAGCAATATTTAGGGAAGAACGGATGATTCAAGAAACGGTAAAAGTGATAGAAAAAGCACTGTTACCTGTTGGAGATTATGTGTCACCTGGATTTGAAATTATTCGACCTGACCAAAGTTTTCCTAATATGATTATGGGAGATACAAAAACCTCTGGTTGGTCTTTCCTGCGTCGAGATATTGCTCATAATTGGTATGTAGATCGGCGACAACCAGGTATTGGATTTCTCAATCGTGATGAAGCTCATATTATTTATAATACAGCCTTGAAATTTAAGGGTAAGAAAAGTTTAGAAATTGGTTGTTGGTTAGGGTGGTCAGCTTGTCATTTAGCATTGGCAGGAGTGGAGTTAGATGTAGTTGATCCACTATTAGCTAAACCTGAAATTTATGAAAGTGTTAGTAACTCACTCAAGAGTGCAGGTGTCCTTAATTCAGTTAATCTTGTAGCTGGTTATAGTCCACAAAAAGTAGAAGAGTTAGCAGATCGATTAAAACGTAAATGGTCGTTGATTTTTATTGATGGAAATCATGATGCATCAGCACCCCTCAATGATGCAATTATCTGTGAACAATTTGCAGAAGCAGATGCTTTAATCCTGTTTCATGATTTAAATTCCCCTGATGTAGCCCAAGGCTTAGACTACTTAAAACACAAGGGGTGGAACACAATGGTTTATCAAACCATGCAAATTATGGGAGTTGCTTGGCGAGGGAATATTGAGCCTGTGCAGCATCAACCCGATCCAAAAATTTATTGGCATTTACCAAAGCATTTACAGCATTATTCTGTTAGTGGCGTCTCAGCAAATGAAGTGATAAGTTTCCAACAAGTAGAAGAAATGATGCAACAAGCGATCGCCTTACTCCAAAACGGAAAATCTGTGGAGGCAATGCGAACAGCTGAAAAAGCTGCTTCACAAGGCATTTATGTACCAAACATGCATTTGATCAGGTCGATCTGCTTGTGTAATGTAGGTAGAAACGAAGAAGGTTTTCAAGCAGTAAAAGAAGAATTAGCATTAAATGCAGCAAATCAGCAAGCTCAACACCATTACAAAGCTTTAGCTAGCGTACTTTCTAAGCCAGTCACCACTAAAATACCAAACCATGAACGTCCGTGGCGGACAACCCTTCCACGAGAAACAATGCTGTCAATTCAACACGCCTCGCATAACTATTCCTATCGAGGTGTGCCGATGATTAAAAATCCTTTTGATTTTGCACTGTACCCTCTTTTACTTTGGACTTTAAAACCACGCACAATTATTGAAATTGGTTCTAAGGATGGTGGTAGTGCTTTATGGTTTGGAGATATGCTAAACAACTTTGGCATAGATGGTCACATCTATTCCATAGATATTGTTAAAGTCACTTCAGTTGAACATCCTCGCGTAACTTATATGGAGGGTAATGGCAGGGCATTACATGAAATTTTAACACCAGATTTCCTTAATTCATTACCACGTCCTCTACTTGTAATAGAAGATGCTGACCATACTTATGATACTAGTCATCATGTCTTAGAATTCTTTCATCCGTATATTAAACAGGGAGAATATATTGTTATCGAAGATGGAATTA
It encodes:
- a CDS encoding type II toxin-antitoxin system HicA family toxin gives rise to the protein MDLNNKQLEILKLIFTNPIPANILWKDVESLFIALGADVSQGKGSRVRVKLNGIRAVFHEPHPEKETDKGAVKSVREFLIEAGIEPL
- a CDS encoding type II toxin-antitoxin system HicB family antitoxin, with protein sequence MTYKGYTASIEVDIEAGILFGRVLDIKDVVTFKAKTIDEARQEFENSVDDYLAFCEELGEEPDKPFSGKLPFRTTPEKHRKIFIAAKKAGTSINAWMDQVLTVAADQAINTL
- a CDS encoding deoxyribodipyrimidine photo-lyase, 8-HDF type, with product MSDLILFWHRRDLRISDNTGLATARRQSAKVVGVFCLDPNILERDDVAPVRVTYMIGCLQALQKRYAQAGSQLLILHANPTQAIPALAAALGAKAVFWNWDVEPYAQERDRTIIDALQEKGIEFLENNWDQILHPPEDIRTGSNQPYTVYTPFWKNWISKPKAKPVETLENAEGLTEAEKEIAKTAGVIELPSAQDLGFVWDGELIIAPGEEAAQERLEEFCDRAINEYQEQRNFPAIDGTSRLSAALKFGAIGIRTVWQATQEALENSRSEETETNIRTWQQELAWREFYQHAMYNFPELAEGAFRDTFKNFPWETNEEHFQAWCEGRTGYPIVDAAMRQLNEIGWMHNRCRMIVASFLTKDLLINPQMGEKYFMQKLIDGDLSANNGGWQWSASSGMDPKPVRIFNPASQAQKFDPEGEYIRQWVPELGSLDTEYLITGKITPLERRAIGYPLPIVDHKQQQKLFKERYQQQKAG
- a CDS encoding Rpn family recombination-promoting nuclease/putative transposase, which codes for MKTDTIFYRLFQSFPSIFFELINQPPETAIAYQFSSVEVKQLAFRIDGVFLPKNNVLSPIYFVEVQFQPDKKFYSRLFTEIFLYLDKTELTNNWRGVVVYPTRSIDVAETERYIELLTSGRVRSLYLDELDSSAEQSIGISTVKLVIEPESGAADKARELINLAKQQITDAITQQEFLELIETIIIYKFPLKSRKEIEQMLGLSELKQTKVYQEAKLEGKLEGKLEGKLEAVPFMLSLGATVEQIAEALKLDIESVRQVAESTKTIQEKSGESDTAK
- a CDS encoding CmcI family methyltransferase, with the translated sequence MTKHILLSTEDPGVGGVAQYNNSLLSGLARLGYQVTSLQPQLFDDSLISHQKQLDIQYLWRNEDTLQNLPQILTQPGNKPELLICSNSNPFSNLAIKQIAIRLGIPYIVVEHLVEPHLAEQFGAYLDELLYQYKKANSVIAVSYDNLKLLHEKFKLPKDKGQVIYNGRPSEYFSPNNLSLRENLRQVFSIPSEAIVCFTAARIETRKGYQYQLEAIKQLMYSPVWSNLYFVWAGAGIFEPQLEKELQQAVDKLGISDKIIFLGQRSDISDWLNVADIFVFPSMLEGMPLCVIEAMAKGLPVIASNVSGIPEELGETGKLLTDPKIDPQATVRELVAAIQELVINPDLRLSIGQGCKQRAEAIFREERMIQETVKVIEKALLPVGDYVSPGFEIIRPDQSFPNMIMGDTKTSGWSFLRRDIAHNWYVDRRQPGIGFLNRDEAHIIYNTALKFKGKKSLEIGCWLGWSACHLALAGVELDVVDPLLAKPEIYESVSNSLKSAGVLNSVNLVAGYSPQKVEELADRLKRKWSLIFIDGNHDASAPLNDAIICEQFAEADALILFHDLNSPDVAQGLDYLKHKGWNTMVYQTMQIMGVAWRGNIEPVQHQPDPKIYWHLPKHLQHYSVSGVSANEVISFQQVEEMMQQAIALLQNGKSVEAMRTAEKAASQGIYVPNMHLIRSICLCNVGRNEEGFQAVKEELALNAANQQAQHHYKALASVLSKPVTTKIPNHERPWRTTLPRETMLSIQHASHNYSYRGVPMIKNPFDFALYPLLLWTLKPRTIIEIGSKDGGSALWFGDMLNNFGIDGHIYSIDIVKVTSVEHPRVTYMEGNGRALHEILTPDFLNSLPRPLLVIEDADHTYDTSHHVLEFFHPYIKQGEYIVIEDGIISDLIQDSECNSGPHRALKEFLETYPNQYEIDGDFCDFFAYNLTWCTNGFLKKRANITTKNKNFPICAKFYSTIIVDGVFFQLYQTGIARVWQSLLEEWTKNSFAKHIIVLDRAGTAPKIPGIRYRSVQAYNYNNTDADREMLQQVCDEEGADLFISTYYTTPITTPSVLMIHDMIPEIFGWNLENSMWREKHYGIRHATGYLAVSENTAKDLVAYFPDIHLDSVIIAKNGVNHQIFIPVSQEKVKQFRNKYGVPKPYFLLVGAGAGYKNSILFFQSFSQLAVSYGFDIVCTGSGGLLTPEFRTYTSGIVIHMLQLSDEELATAYSGAVALVYPSKYEGFGMPIIEAMACGCPVITCPNASLPEVAGEAAIYIKDDDVQGLADALCEVQKPSVRQSLIAAGLEQAKKFSWSKMANIVSSALIDATLLPLNLKEINLIIFPDWSQPEESLCLELERVIKAIATYLDSQPITLLIDTSNIATEDAELLLSGITMNLLMQEDLDVTENLEISLVGNLADIQWDALLSRIHARIVLEHENQNALIQAKSQNLTSYEIDEFSKAQAEQFFFT